The Plasmodium yoelii strain 17X genome assembly, chromosome: 8 genome includes a region encoding these proteins:
- a CDS encoding fam-a protein, which produces MNKFYIKIVFFLLTIPLCVNNKTLVIELSLKKDTKPKSINHYHTNDSSEEVYEKNKHLLCNDPKETKNACNVMKEALIQLEYHTTNIVDYGLYKIYYTDYVRFDNYNKIINKYWDPDSDHFLYIGSVKRKIVRMYTPNLVMIQQRSRKWPWSREKYFYALAAKFEISENKTIIVMTSANINDHNPSNEKYENEIVKSANLFKTDINSEDDIRKGYLKKTFVNIAGYIIEKKDKYLDVTHVESIDRYAPSFLNRMIRKALNNFFPQK; this is translated from the exons ATGaataagttttatattaaaattgttttttttcttttaaccaTCCCCCTAtgtgttaataataaaaccctTGTAATCGAGCTTTCTCTAAAAAAAGATACAAAACCCAAATCAATAAATCATTATCATAC cAATGATAGTTCAGAAGAagtatatgaaaaaaacaaacaccTATTATGTAACGATCCCAAAGAAACTAAAAATGCATGCAACGTTATGAAAGAAGCTTTAATACAATTAGAATATCATACTACAAATATAGTTGATTAtggattatataaaatatattatactgaTTATGTGCGCTTTGATAAT tataataaaataataaacaagtaTTGGGATCCCGATAGTgatcattttttgtatataggCTCGGTTAAAA GAAAAATTGTCCGTATGTACACTCCAAATTTAGTAATGATACAACAACGTTCCAGAAAATGGCCATGGTCTCGtgagaaatatttttatgctttaGCTGCAAAATTTGAA ataTCAGAAAACAAAACTATAATTGTCATGACTTcagcaaatataaatgatcacAACCCTTccaatgaaaaatatgaaaacgAAATCGTAAAAAGCGCAAATTTATTCAAAACTGACATTAATTCTGAAGATGACATTAGAAAAGGatacttaaaaaaaacatttgtTAATATAGCTGGATATAtcattgaaaaaaaagacaaatatCTTGATGTCACCCATGTCGAATCT atTGATCGCTATGCCCCCAGTTTCCTAAATCGAATGATTAGAAAAgctttaaataattttttccctcaaaaataa